In Nitrospira sp., a single genomic region encodes these proteins:
- a CDS encoding MBL fold metallo-hydrolase produces MKLGAFEIYPVSDGRFRLDGGAMFGVVPKVLWQQCCEADDQNRISLSLTCLLIRAHGKNILVDTGLGSKEDAKFQRLFAVERTPTLLDSLGRLGVGPDDVHIVINTHLHFDHAGGNTMSENGTIVPAFAKAQYFVQQGEFEDAARANERTKASYRRDNFTPIAHMNRWEFLHGDTELLPGITAVVTAGHTRCHQAVKIESKGQTALFLGDLIPTVSHLPLPYIMGYDLFPIQTLETKRWVLDRAFDEHWLLLFEHDPRIQAGHVKKDPEGKYFLQEVKAWQ; encoded by the coding sequence ATGAAGCTCGGCGCGTTTGAAATATACCCGGTGAGCGACGGCCGGTTCCGGCTGGACGGCGGCGCGATGTTCGGGGTCGTGCCGAAGGTCCTCTGGCAACAGTGCTGCGAGGCCGATGACCAGAATCGCATTTCGTTGAGTCTGACCTGTTTGCTGATCCGGGCCCATGGGAAAAATATCCTCGTGGACACGGGGTTGGGCTCCAAGGAGGACGCCAAGTTTCAGCGCCTGTTCGCCGTCGAGCGGACACCGACGTTGCTGGACTCCTTGGGACGGTTGGGTGTGGGACCGGACGACGTCCATATCGTGATCAACACCCATCTGCATTTCGACCACGCGGGCGGGAACACGATGAGCGAGAACGGGACCATTGTCCCCGCATTCGCCAAAGCCCAATATTTCGTCCAGCAGGGCGAGTTTGAAGATGCCGCACGAGCCAATGAACGGACCAAGGCCAGTTACCGGCGCGACAACTTCACCCCGATCGCCCACATGAATCGGTGGGAATTTCTACATGGCGACACGGAGCTGCTTCCCGGCATCACCGCCGTCGTCACCGCCGGTCATACCCGCTGCCACCAGGCCGTCAAGATTGAATCGAAGGGACAGACCGCCTTGTTCCTCGGCGATCTGATTCCGACCGTGTCGCACCTCCCCCTGCCGTACATCATGGGCTACGATCTGTTCCCGATCCAGACGCTGGAGACAAAACGTTGGGTCTTGGATCGGGCGTTTGACGAGCACTGGCTGTTGTTGTTCGAACATGATCCGAGGATCCAGGCCGGTCATGTCAAAAAGGATCCAGAGGGCAAGTACTTCCTCCAGGAGGTGAAGGCATGGCAGTGA
- a CDS encoding fumarylacetoacetate hydrolase family protein: protein MKLVSFRIATPVGPFTRVGAMHGPNLVDLNMAYARWLADQGEAQPHRLANAQVPSDMLQFLEGGTSTMAAARRAMGYAVTLPPSATGPCGETIVYLSSDVQLTAPLVDPPSLRDFIAFEDHIAATSKKRGQPIPPEWYKAPVYYKGNHRTMIGPDQNLAWPLDTTKLDYELELACVIGRKGRDIPERDAQEYIAGYTIMNDFSARDIQFQEMACRLGPAKGKDFATALGPCLVTSDEIADLGGLIMIARVNGQEWSRGRFGTIHWSFPQMIEHVSRGEVIYPGDIFGSGTVGGGCGLEMDRYLKPGDVVELEIQPIGVLRTRIVRSTS from the coding sequence ATGAAGCTCGTCAGTTTTCGGATTGCAACACCTGTCGGTCCGTTCACACGGGTGGGCGCCATGCACGGCCCCAACCTGGTCGACTTGAACATGGCCTATGCGCGCTGGTTGGCCGATCAAGGCGAAGCGCAACCGCACCGCTTGGCTAACGCGCAGGTACCCTCGGATATGCTGCAGTTTCTCGAAGGAGGGACGTCGACGATGGCCGCCGCGCGGCGGGCAATGGGCTATGCCGTCACGCTCCCGCCTTCGGCCACGGGTCCGTGCGGTGAGACGATCGTCTATCTCTCATCCGACGTTCAGCTCACGGCCCCCTTGGTCGATCCACCTTCCCTGCGCGACTTTATCGCCTTCGAAGACCACATTGCGGCGACTTCGAAGAAGCGCGGGCAGCCGATTCCCCCCGAATGGTACAAAGCGCCCGTCTACTATAAGGGCAATCACCGAACCATGATCGGGCCGGATCAGAACCTGGCGTGGCCCCTGGACACGACAAAGCTGGATTACGAGTTGGAATTGGCCTGTGTCATCGGGCGCAAGGGCAGAGACATTCCGGAACGAGATGCGCAGGAATACATCGCCGGGTACACGATCATGAATGACTTCAGTGCCCGCGACATCCAGTTCCAAGAGATGGCCTGTCGGTTGGGTCCCGCAAAAGGCAAAGATTTTGCGACGGCGCTTGGCCCCTGCCTGGTGACTTCCGACGAGATTGCCGATCTCGGCGGACTCATCATGATCGCGCGGGTGAACGGACAAGAATGGTCGCGAGGTCGATTCGGAACGATTCACTGGTCCTTCCCGCAAATGATCGAACACGTGTCGCGCGGGGAAGTGATTTATCCGGGAGACATCTTCGGCTCCGGAACCGTAGGTGGAGGATGCGGACTCGAAATGGACCGTTACTTGAAGCCGGGAGACGTGGTGGAGTTGGAAATTCAGCCCATCGGCGTCCTCAGAACCCGCATCGTAAGATCCACGTCATGA
- a CDS encoding 3-hydroxyacyl-CoA dehydrogenase NAD-binding domain-containing protein, with translation MRLDDVKTIGIVGAGQMGRGIAQVCATAGYPVLLEDVDESSLTAALAKIRAGLEHAVERGSLTDLQAGEAQALIRPLGDLHRLHEVQLVIEAIPEDLSLKERLFAELHRVCRPNAVLASNTSSISITKLGAAAGRPDRVVGLHFMNPAPVMRLVEVVRGLDTSESTLTLALDLAKRLGKTPVVAKDVPGFIVNRILIPMINEAIFALEKGVASAADIDLAMTTGANHPVGPLSLADRIGLDTVLSICEVLYRNLDDAKFRPCPLLRRYVEAGWLGRKSGRGFYLYETSGERREALSNRT, from the coding sequence ATGAGACTCGACGACGTCAAGACAATCGGCATCGTCGGTGCCGGCCAGATGGGTCGGGGCATTGCCCAGGTCTGTGCGACCGCCGGTTACCCTGTTCTGCTGGAGGACGTGGACGAGTCGTCGCTCACGGCGGCGCTCGCTAAGATCCGCGCCGGTCTGGAACATGCCGTGGAGCGAGGCAGTCTTACCGATCTCCAAGCGGGAGAAGCGCAGGCGCTCATCCGTCCGCTCGGTGATCTCCACCGGCTACACGAGGTCCAGCTCGTCATCGAGGCGATTCCCGAAGACCTCTCGCTCAAAGAACGCCTCTTCGCAGAATTGCATCGAGTCTGCCGACCGAACGCGGTCCTGGCCAGCAACACCTCGTCGATTTCAATCACCAAACTGGGCGCGGCCGCCGGTCGGCCCGACCGGGTGGTGGGCCTGCACTTCATGAATCCGGCCCCTGTCATGCGCCTAGTGGAAGTCGTCCGCGGTCTCGACACTTCGGAGAGCACGCTGACTCTGGCTCTCGACCTGGCGAAGCGGCTGGGGAAGACCCCTGTGGTGGCCAAAGACGTGCCGGGATTCATCGTGAATCGAATCCTCATTCCGATGATCAATGAGGCGATCTTCGCGCTGGAGAAAGGGGTTGCGTCGGCCGCAGACATTGACCTCGCCATGACGACCGGAGCCAACCATCCGGTCGGGCCCTTGTCGCTGGCGGATCGGATAGGCCTTGATACGGTGCTGTCCATTTGTGAAGTGTTGTACCGGAACTTGGACGATGCCAAGTTCCGTCCCTGCCCCCTGCTCCGGCGTTACGTCGAGGCGGGATGGTTGGGGCGTAAGAGCGGTCGGGGGTTCTATCTCTACGAGACGAGCGGAGAGAGACGCGAGGCGCTGAGCAACAGGACGTGA
- a CDS encoding thiolase family protein, with translation MSRTQRAVIVSAVRTPLGSFNGAFSPVPATRLGSIVIAEALTRIGLPPEHVDDVYMGCVLSAGLGQAPARQASIGAGIPHSVGATTVNKVCGSSLQTVIMASRAIALGEARVVVAGGMESMTRAPYLLEKARQGYRLGHAELVDSLVKDGLWDVYNNFHMGNAGELCAAKYRLTRQELDDFALESYRRAREAIVTGSFKREIVPVEVPRRKGAPAIISEDEEPTRVDLDNLRNLKPVFQEQGVLTGGNSPSCNDGAAAVVVMAEEEAARLGLVPLARIVGYAGAALAPEWFTIAPVEAIGRALKTAGLSIGDIDLFEINEAFSAVSLAVNRELGLDPKQVNVNGGAVALGHPIGATGARILTTLLHAMEARGARRGIAGLCIGGGEALAVVVERR, from the coding sequence GTGAGCCGAACACAGCGGGCGGTCATCGTCAGCGCGGTACGAACGCCGCTAGGCAGCTTCAACGGGGCGTTCAGCCCCGTGCCCGCTACCAGGCTGGGGAGTATCGTCATCGCGGAGGCGTTGACGCGCATCGGCCTGCCTCCCGAGCATGTAGACGACGTGTACATGGGCTGCGTCCTCAGCGCCGGGCTCGGGCAGGCGCCGGCCAGACAAGCCTCGATCGGAGCCGGAATCCCCCACTCGGTCGGCGCCACGACGGTGAACAAGGTCTGCGGGTCCAGCCTCCAGACCGTGATCATGGCCTCCAGAGCGATCGCGCTCGGCGAGGCGCGCGTCGTCGTGGCCGGCGGCATGGAGAGCATGACCAGGGCGCCCTATTTGTTGGAAAAGGCCAGACAGGGGTATCGACTGGGACATGCGGAGCTGGTGGACAGCCTGGTCAAGGACGGACTCTGGGACGTCTACAACAATTTTCACATGGGTAACGCCGGCGAGTTGTGCGCCGCCAAGTATCGGCTCACGCGCCAGGAACTCGACGACTTTGCCTTAGAAAGTTACCGTCGGGCCAGGGAAGCGATCGTGACCGGTTCTTTCAAGCGGGAAATTGTCCCGGTTGAGGTGCCGCGGCGGAAAGGCGCGCCCGCGATCATTTCGGAGGATGAAGAGCCGACGCGAGTTGATCTGGACAACCTGCGCAACCTCAAGCCGGTGTTCCAGGAACAGGGGGTCCTGACCGGGGGCAATTCTCCTTCTTGCAACGACGGAGCGGCCGCGGTTGTCGTCATGGCGGAAGAAGAAGCCGCGCGGCTCGGCCTCGTGCCGCTGGCGCGTATCGTTGGATACGCCGGAGCGGCGCTGGCGCCGGAGTGGTTTACGATTGCGCCGGTCGAGGCGATTGGGCGAGCGCTCAAGACAGCCGGTCTCTCCATCGGCGACATCGATCTGTTTGAGATCAATGAAGCGTTCTCGGCCGTCTCACTCGCCGTCAACAGAGAATTGGGCCTCGATCCCAAGCAGGTCAACGTCAACGGTGGAGCGGTCGCCCTAGGCCATCCCATCGGCGCGACCGGCGCGAGGATTCTGACCACCCTCCTGCACGCAATGGAAGCTCGCGGCGCCAGACGGGGGATAGCCGGTCTCTGTATCGGCGGTGGAGAGGCGTTGGCCGTGGTGGTGGAAAGGAGATAA
- a CDS encoding homogentisate 1,2-dioxygenase yields the protein MYLNRKGKVPNQAHVGIPEGLCEEEHGRDGFAGPVSHLYRVHPPTGWLKIDGPLKPRAFACVRLLTPTTRSEASGPTLMMQSRDVSLYVSYRAETMTHFVRNADGDEVHFIHQGTGRFETDYGTLAYETGDYVVIPKGTTYRMHVDAGPSVSLIVETPESVTVPDRGPLGQHALFDKGVLVAPELGTVEPSEAQGREWEVHIKRLGQSTRVVYPFYPMDVVGWKGDLWAAKLNVRDFRPVTSPRYHLPPSVHGTFKAGGCLISTFAPRPLESDPEALRVPFYHRNTDYDEALFYHQGDFFSRAGIQPGMLTLHPQGIHHGPQPQAVQASKEKTQTSEVAVMIESKTPFTVRPEMESVEVKDYALSWSRR from the coding sequence ATGTATCTCAACAGAAAAGGCAAGGTTCCCAATCAAGCCCACGTCGGCATTCCCGAAGGATTATGCGAGGAGGAGCATGGACGAGACGGGTTCGCCGGACCGGTGTCGCATTTGTACCGCGTCCATCCCCCAACGGGGTGGCTGAAGATCGATGGACCGCTCAAACCCCGAGCCTTTGCCTGCGTCCGGCTCTTGACCCCGACCACCCGATCCGAAGCGAGTGGGCCGACCCTCATGATGCAGAGCCGCGATGTGAGCCTATACGTGTCCTACCGGGCCGAGACGATGACCCATTTCGTTCGCAACGCCGACGGAGATGAAGTCCATTTCATTCATCAGGGCACAGGGAGGTTTGAGACGGACTACGGGACCCTTGCTTACGAAACGGGCGATTACGTCGTAATCCCAAAAGGAACGACCTATCGCATGCACGTCGATGCCGGCCCATCTGTCTCTCTCATCGTTGAAACGCCCGAATCCGTCACGGTACCGGATCGCGGGCCGCTCGGCCAGCATGCCCTGTTCGACAAGGGTGTCCTTGTCGCTCCTGAATTGGGAACGGTGGAACCATCGGAAGCTCAGGGCCGAGAGTGGGAAGTCCACATCAAGCGGCTCGGGCAGTCCACGAGGGTGGTCTACCCCTTCTATCCGATGGACGTGGTCGGATGGAAAGGAGATCTGTGGGCGGCCAAGTTGAACGTGCGCGATTTTCGCCCGGTCACAAGTCCCCGCTACCACTTGCCGCCGAGCGTTCATGGAACATTCAAAGCCGGTGGATGCCTGATTTCCACCTTCGCGCCCAGGCCGCTGGAAAGCGATCCTGAGGCGCTCCGTGTTCCGTTCTACCATCGCAATACGGACTACGATGAAGCGCTTTTCTATCATCAGGGGGATTTTTTCAGCCGCGCGGGAATTCAGCCGGGCATGCTGACCTTGCACCCCCAGGGCATCCACCACGGACCGCAGCCGCAGGCCGTGCAAGCCAGCAAAGAAAAGACGCAGACAAGCGAAGTGGCGGTGATGATCGAATCCAAGACCCCGTTCACGGTACGGCCGGAGATGGAATCCGTGGAAGTAAAGGACTATGCGCTGAGTTGGAGCCGCCGATGA
- a CDS encoding alpha-ketoacid dehydrogenase subunit beta — protein MTTATTSVEISYLEAISQALDEEMARDERVFLMGEDIGAYGGAFKITEGFLQKYGEWRVLDTPLAESGFVGAAIGAAMMGLRPVVEMQFADFISCAFDQITEVAAKNHYRWGAAVPMVIRAPFGGGVHGGPFHSECPEGWFFHSPGLKLVAPSTPYDAKGLLKAAIRDPNPVIYFEHKFLYRRIKATLPQHDYIVPIGKADVKRAGNDISVITYGAMVHLALEAAQLLAQEGIDLDVVDLRTLIPLDKETVYGSVRKTGKAILLHEDNKTGGIGAEVAALLAEECFDCLDGPIVRIAPPDTPVPFSTPLEEFFLPKTGDIVEAARKLAAY, from the coding sequence ATGACGACCGCCACGACGTCGGTCGAAATCTCATATTTGGAAGCCATTTCGCAGGCTCTGGATGAGGAGATGGCCCGCGACGAACGAGTGTTCCTCATGGGCGAAGACATCGGCGCCTACGGTGGGGCGTTCAAGATCACTGAAGGCTTTCTCCAGAAATACGGCGAGTGGCGGGTCTTGGACACCCCGCTGGCCGAGTCTGGATTTGTGGGAGCGGCCATCGGAGCCGCGATGATGGGCCTGCGGCCGGTCGTCGAAATGCAGTTCGCCGACTTCATTTCTTGCGCATTCGACCAGATCACCGAGGTCGCGGCGAAAAATCACTACCGTTGGGGGGCCGCGGTGCCGATGGTCATTCGCGCGCCCTTCGGGGGCGGTGTGCACGGCGGTCCCTTTCACTCCGAGTGTCCTGAAGGCTGGTTCTTCCACTCGCCGGGGCTCAAACTCGTCGCCCCTTCAACTCCCTATGACGCGAAGGGTCTTCTGAAGGCCGCCATTCGGGACCCCAATCCGGTCATTTACTTCGAACATAAGTTTCTCTATCGGCGCATCAAGGCGACGCTTCCGCAGCACGATTACATTGTACCGATCGGGAAGGCCGACGTGAAGCGAGCCGGGAACGATATCTCGGTCATCACGTACGGGGCGATGGTCCACCTGGCGCTGGAGGCCGCCCAGCTCCTGGCTCAAGAAGGGATCGATCTGGATGTGGTCGATCTGCGCACGCTGATTCCGCTCGACAAAGAGACGGTCTACGGATCGGTGCGCAAGACCGGTAAAGCCATCCTGTTGCACGAGGATAACAAGACGGGCGGAATCGGAGCCGAAGTCGCGGCGCTCCTGGCCGAGGAATGTTTTGACTGCTTGGACGGTCCGATCGTCCGCATTGCTCCACCCGATACGCCCGTGCCGTTCAGCACACCCTTGGAGGAATTCTTTCTCCCAAAGACCGGCGACATCGTTGAAGCGGCGCGGAAGTTGGCGGCGTATTAA
- a CDS encoding thiamine pyrophosphate-dependent dehydrogenase E1 component subunit alpha, protein MDIEMVSQHIKRADLLQMYYYLLLTRSLEDRITALYRQGRIVGGCYTSHGMEAIAVGYASAIERDDVIAPFHRDMGAFLIRGITPGEVLAQYLGKRTGPTKGKDGNVHMGDLKRGVLGFVSHLADNLPVATGAALAFKIRGESRVVVAGTGDGGTSRGDFHEAMNFAAVRKLPVVFFCNNNQYAYSTPQRLQMAITDVVDRAMAYGMPGEIVDGNDVAAVYLASKRAAARARAGEGPTFLEFKTMRMHGHSEHDAAKYVPHELLEEWKAKDPILKAERLLTQLGYGDEGYFQEVADRAKKEVEAGLEFADHSPLPEGREVLEGVFASEEEVQS, encoded by the coding sequence ATGGACATCGAGATGGTAAGCCAGCACATCAAGCGAGCCGATCTCCTCCAGATGTACTACTACCTCCTTCTCACCCGATCTCTGGAAGATCGCATCACGGCACTCTATCGGCAGGGACGTATCGTCGGTGGGTGCTATACCAGCCACGGCATGGAGGCCATTGCGGTCGGCTATGCGTCCGCCATCGAGCGCGATGATGTCATCGCTCCATTCCATCGAGACATGGGAGCCTTCCTCATTCGCGGGATCACGCCGGGCGAAGTCCTGGCCCAATATCTCGGCAAGCGAACCGGGCCGACGAAGGGGAAAGACGGCAATGTTCACATGGGTGATCTCAAGCGGGGCGTGCTCGGCTTTGTCAGCCACTTGGCCGACAATCTGCCTGTCGCGACAGGCGCGGCGCTGGCCTTCAAGATACGAGGTGAATCCCGCGTCGTCGTCGCCGGAACCGGCGATGGCGGAACCAGCCGCGGCGACTTCCACGAAGCCATGAACTTCGCGGCGGTGCGCAAACTCCCCGTCGTCTTCTTCTGCAACAACAACCAATATGCCTATTCGACGCCGCAACGCCTGCAGATGGCGATTACCGACGTGGTAGACCGGGCCATGGCCTATGGGATGCCGGGGGAGATCGTGGACGGGAACGACGTGGCAGCCGTGTATCTGGCGTCGAAGCGCGCCGCCGCGAGAGCCCGCGCGGGCGAAGGGCCGACATTCCTCGAGTTCAAGACCATGCGCATGCATGGGCATTCCGAGCACGACGCGGCCAAATACGTTCCCCATGAACTCCTGGAGGAGTGGAAGGCGAAAGACCCGATCCTGAAGGCCGAGCGCCTGCTCACGCAACTCGGCTACGGCGACGAAGGATACTTTCAGGAGGTCGCCGACCGGGCGAAGAAAGAAGTCGAAGCAGGCCTGGAGTTTGCCGACCACAGTCCTCTGCCGGAAGGACGGGAAGTACTGGAAGGAGTGTTCGCTTCAGAAGAAGAGGTGCAATCATGA
- a CDS encoding dihydrolipoamide acetyltransferase family protein, which produces MPQLGESIAEGTVVKWFIPAGGIIQKDQALLEVETEKVDLEIPSPVTGVLSEIIVREGDTVPVGTLLARIESTPPSEVINRVGGVVVRPSQPIAEGEARHSPVVRQLAREHGIDLSQIKGTGTGGRITKKDVQEFIACAGSQAVSPPPGGELSMGEDVRPLTQMRRTIADRMVKSKQTSAHVTTFFEADFSGIAKFREALRQRSEQGLTYLPFVIRAVTRAIRELPIVNSSWGEHGIVIKKDIHIGIATALDEGLLVPVVRHADRKALTLLAKEVADLADRARTKKLSPEEVQGGTFTITNHGGFGSLFSTPIIHQPQIAILGVGAILKRAVVIDDAIAIRRMGYLSLSFDHRVIDGATADQFMAKVRGYLEQSQWEPIL; this is translated from the coding sequence ATGCCTCAGCTCGGAGAAAGCATCGCTGAAGGAACTGTCGTGAAGTGGTTCATCCCAGCCGGTGGAATCATTCAAAAGGATCAAGCCCTCTTGGAAGTGGAAACAGAAAAAGTGGATCTGGAGATCCCCTCGCCGGTTACGGGAGTCTTGAGCGAAATCATCGTCCGAGAGGGCGACACTGTCCCCGTGGGAACGTTACTGGCACGGATCGAGAGCACTCCTCCCTCCGAAGTCATCAACCGTGTCGGCGGAGTCGTCGTCCGTCCGTCGCAACCGATAGCGGAAGGTGAAGCCCGTCACTCTCCTGTCGTGCGGCAACTGGCCAGGGAGCATGGAATCGATCTGTCGCAGATCAAGGGAACCGGCACGGGAGGACGGATCACCAAGAAAGATGTGCAGGAGTTCATCGCCTGCGCCGGAAGCCAAGCCGTATCGCCGCCTCCCGGCGGCGAGCTGTCGATGGGTGAAGACGTCCGGCCTCTGACACAGATGCGGAGAACGATCGCCGACCGGATGGTGAAAAGCAAGCAGACCTCGGCCCATGTCACCACGTTCTTCGAAGCCGACTTCTCGGGCATCGCCAAGTTCCGTGAAGCCCTTCGACAGCGGTCGGAGCAGGGCCTGACCTACCTGCCCTTCGTGATCCGAGCCGTGACCCGTGCGATCCGAGAGCTGCCGATCGTGAACTCGTCATGGGGAGAACACGGCATCGTCATCAAGAAGGATATTCATATCGGCATCGCCACGGCGCTGGATGAGGGACTCTTGGTTCCGGTGGTGCGTCACGCGGATCGGAAGGCACTCACCCTGTTGGCCAAAGAAGTGGCGGACTTGGCCGACCGCGCCAGAACCAAGAAATTGAGCCCCGAGGAAGTCCAGGGGGGAACGTTTACGATCACCAACCACGGCGGATTCGGCAGCTTGTTCAGCACACCGATCATTCACCAACCCCAGATTGCGATCTTGGGCGTCGGCGCAATCCTAAAGCGCGCCGTGGTCATCGACGATGCCATCGCAATCCGTAGAATGGGCTACTTGAGCCTCTCGTTTGACCACCGAGTCATCGACGGGGCGACGGCGGATCAGTTCATGGCGAAGGTCAGAGGATATCTCGAACAGAGTCAATGGGAGCCCATCCTGTGA
- a CDS encoding cobalamin B12-binding domain-containing protein translates to MAVTTQPLRVLIGKVGLDGHDRGVKLIARALRDAGMEVIYTGLHQTPEQIVGAAIQEDVDAIGLSILSGAHNTLFRRVLELLKDQGADDIALFGGGIIPDDDLPALKAAGVKALFRPGASMHEIVDFVERLNAKG, encoded by the coding sequence ATGGCAGTGACGACACAACCCCTTCGCGTCTTGATCGGGAAAGTCGGTCTCGACGGCCATGACCGGGGAGTGAAGTTGATCGCGCGGGCCTTGCGTGATGCCGGAATGGAAGTCATCTATACCGGCCTTCATCAGACGCCGGAGCAGATCGTCGGCGCAGCGATTCAGGAAGATGTCGATGCGATCGGCCTGAGCATCCTCTCGGGGGCGCACAATACGCTCTTCCGGCGTGTGTTGGAGCTGCTCAAAGACCAGGGCGCCGACGACATCGCCTTGTTCGGCGGCGGCATCATTCCCGACGACGACCTTCCCGCTCTCAAAGCGGCCGGCGTCAAGGCCCTGTTCAGACCGGGAGCCTCCATGCATGAAATCGTGGACTTCGTGGAGAGGCTCAACGCGAAGGGTTGA
- a CDS encoding methylmalonyl-CoA mutase family protein, with product MHERKPRFASLSGLDVNRVYSHDDLNDWSPKDDLGSPGEFPYTRGVYPTMYRGRLWTMRQFAGFGSAADTNRRFKYLLQQGQNGLSVAFDMPTLMGMDADDPRAHGEVGHCGVAISSLADMERLFDGIRLDQVTTSMTINGPAAVIFAMYLAVAEKQGIPFDRLGGTLQNDILKEYIAQKEWLFPPEPSLALIINTIEYCATRVPKWHPVSISGYHIREAGSTAAQELAFTLYDGLTYVEAAVKAGLVVDSFAPQLSFFFNAHNDLFEEVAKFRAARRLWAREMQRRYHPEDPRSLQLRFHAQTAGCSLTAQQPMNNVVRTTLQALAAVLGGAQSLHTNSMDETLALPTEAAVKLALRTQQIIAQESEVPNTVDPLGGSYYVESLTNRLEDAALDYFRRLDDMGGMVKAIEQGFPQREILDASQQYQRDIERAERIVVGVSDYVEEEEQRIPILRVGPEVEQEQVGRLSDLRKSRDPFKMAGAVEELQEIASCGENVMPSLIEAVKAKATLGEICAALKEVLGVYREPVVL from the coding sequence ATGCACGAGCGCAAACCTCGATTCGCCTCGCTCTCGGGATTGGACGTCAACCGTGTCTACTCCCACGATGATCTGAACGATTGGTCACCAAAGGACGATCTCGGCTCGCCCGGCGAATTCCCCTACACTCGCGGAGTTTATCCCACCATGTATCGAGGCCGTCTTTGGACGATGCGGCAGTTCGCCGGCTTTGGATCCGCTGCCGATACCAACCGCCGATTCAAATACCTGCTCCAGCAGGGGCAGAACGGACTCAGCGTCGCCTTCGATATGCCGACCCTGATGGGTATGGATGCCGACGATCCGCGCGCCCACGGCGAAGTGGGACACTGCGGAGTGGCCATCTCGTCATTGGCCGATATGGAACGCCTCTTCGACGGCATTCGGCTGGACCAGGTCACCACCTCGATGACGATCAACGGACCGGCCGCCGTCATCTTTGCCATGTACCTGGCTGTCGCGGAGAAACAGGGTATTCCGTTCGATCGCCTGGGCGGAACGTTGCAAAACGACATCCTGAAGGAATACATCGCCCAGAAGGAATGGCTGTTCCCCCCGGAACCTTCGCTAGCCCTCATCATCAACACCATCGAGTATTGCGCGACACGGGTCCCCAAATGGCATCCGGTCAGTATCAGCGGCTATCACATTCGCGAGGCCGGATCGACGGCCGCTCAGGAGCTGGCGTTTACCCTGTACGATGGGCTGACCTACGTCGAAGCGGCGGTCAAAGCCGGCCTTGTCGTCGACAGCTTCGCTCCGCAACTCTCGTTCTTCTTCAATGCCCACAACGATCTCTTCGAGGAGGTCGCCAAGTTCCGCGCAGCCCGGAGGCTGTGGGCGCGCGAGATGCAGCGACGCTATCATCCCGAGGATCCGCGGTCGTTGCAGCTCCGTTTCCACGCACAGACGGCGGGCTGCTCGCTCACTGCGCAGCAGCCCATGAACAACGTGGTGCGCACCACGTTGCAGGCCCTGGCGGCAGTGCTCGGCGGCGCGCAATCTCTCCATACCAATTCCATGGATGAGACTCTGGCCCTGCCGACCGAAGCGGCGGTGAAGCTCGCGCTCCGTACCCAGCAGATCATCGCCCAGGAAAGCGAAGTGCCGAACACGGTCGATCCGCTCGGGGGATCGTACTATGTCGAATCATTGACCAATCGTCTTGAGGACGCGGCGCTCGACTACTTCCGACGGTTGGACGACATGGGCGGCATGGTGAAAGCCATCGAACAGGGGTTCCCTCAACGGGAAATTCTCGATGCCTCGCAGCAGTATCAGCGTGACATAGAGCGGGCGGAACGAATCGTCGTCGGTGTCAGCGATTATGTAGAAGAGGAGGAACAACGGATCCCGATCCTGAGGGTCGGACCGGAAGTCGAACAGGAGCAGGTCGGACGCCTGTCGGACCTCCGCAAATCGCGCGATCCGTTCAAGATGGCCGGCGCAGTCGAGGAACTGCAAGAAATCGCCTCGTGCGGTGAAAACGTCATGCCGTCTCTCATCGAAGCGGTAAAGGCGAAGGCGACGCTGGGGGAAATTTGCGCGGCGTTGAAGGAAGTGTTGGGTGTATACAGAGAACCGGTGGTGTTGTGA